A region from the Rhinoderma darwinii isolate aRhiDar2 chromosome 2, aRhiDar2.hap1, whole genome shotgun sequence genome encodes:
- the CD53 gene encoding leukocyte surface antigen CD53, whose translation MCKCIQMLKYILFTFNLLFWATGCAVIAIGIYFVVHNAYGTLLPNNPSITIGNVLILFGCIIMVFGFLGCMGAIKENKCLLLTFFILLLLILLIEVALAIILFVFEKEIDPYVTNQLKISFDSRREGKDNSTMWDDLQSSFKCCGINGSSDWNDQIPKSCCKANEECNKETAFKKGCSESFRSWFENNFLYVGIAIICTSIIEVLGMSFALTLYCHISRSSGSFMK comes from the exons ATGTGCAAATGCATTCAAATGCTGAAGTATATACTGTTTACCTTCAATTTATTGTTTTGG GCCACTGGATGTGCCGTAATAGCCATTGGAATCTATTTTGTTGTTCACAATGCTTATGGGACCCTACTTCCCAATAACCCCTCTATAACAATTGGCAACGTGCTGATTTTGTTTGGCTGCATTATTATGGTATTTGGATTCCTAGGATGTATGGGAGCaattaaagaaaataaatgcTTACTACTTACT TTCTTTATTTTGCTCCTGCTCATTCTGTTGATAGAAGTTGCACTGGCCATTATACTCTTCGTCTTTGAAAAAGAG ATAGATCCGTATGTAACAAATCAACTAAAAATAAGTTTTGACAGTCGTAGAGAAGGAAAAGATAATTCAACAATGTGGGATGATTTACAGAGCAGT TTCAAATGCTGCGGAATCAATGGTTCATCAGACTGGAATGATCAAATTCCCAAATCCTGTTGCAAAGCAAATGAGGAGTGCAATAAGGAAACTGCATTTAAAaag GGATGCTCTGAATCTTTCAGATCATGGTTTGAAAACAATTTCCTTTATGTCGGAATAGCTATCATCTGTACTTCTATTATAGAG GTCCTAGGAATGTCTTTCGCCTTGACATTATACTGCCATATTTCCAGAAGCAGTGGTTCATTTATGAAATAG